The nucleotide sequence AGACCGGGTTTCGAAGGAACAGCTGAAGGGCTGGGGTTCACCGGAAGTCTGCTCGATTCGTCGAAGTTGTAGCCTGATGACAGACACAATTTTTCAGGGCATTGTTCTAGCTAAGGTATGAGTTGAAACTGAAGAATAGTTTTGAGGAATATGGAGGTACTTACAGTTGAAGTTTTTCCAGCCCAACACCATTCTCTCTCGGTCAAAGACGACCTTCAGTCCAGACATGAAATTCTCTGCACCCAAAGTAACGGGAGAGAGTAAAAATCAGTGATATTGATTATTGTCGTTTATCATATTGTGAAGAATTTAAAAGAAAACATTTGTTGACCCAAATAATGTATATTAATTTAGTAGTACATCATAAAGAAAAGGGGAATTTGAACATCAAGGCAATAGCTGGAATTTTCTTtaggcaccatggagcaccaaacaaatttactatatatatatatatatatatatatatatatatatatatatatatatatatatataacaaaagGTAGCAGACAGGAATTTGATAAATGTTGAGACCAAAACCCAATGTATAGTTGTATAGGTGTTAACAGGGAAATTTGGcatttttttgcatcaacaatAGGCTAGCGAGGCAAGTCCGAAAAATGAATATGATAGATTCAAACAACACCGTATACCTCATATTACATAACTCATCTAATACCAACTACAGATGAAGAATAGAGATGAACTAGAGGAGTGTCCCACTTGTACACTACAGACAGAACTACTATTTGGTCTACACAGCATCCAGTAAAACTAAAGCATAGCAACTTGAAATATTATCAGAGAACCAGGCATCTTTAAATAGCTAAAGAGTGTGAAAGTACAGGAGCTTACCTCCTATTAAGTTAACACCCTCACTCTTCATAATAGCCAAGCAGTACCCAACTGGATTCTGCCACAAGCAAAAGCAGCAAAGATAAATAAACAAGCTCACTTAACATGGCTTAAAGAAAGTGCTGAGTATCAAGGATTTCTTACAAAAGCATTGTCCGTTATGGTAATTATTGGATCGTTAACAGGAAATATGCTTCCACCTTTTGCTGTCAGACTTACATTTGGATGAACAATTCCGTTGGCACTGGAAAGTGCAGAAACACAGAGATGAGTTAAAGCATAGTGCCAATCTGCATTCTATCAGGGATTGCTCCTACAAAACTTACCTTACTGAGTAGCAAAATTCAAACGGCATGGAAGAGTCAAGCATGTTTCGGCTCGAACGGATTTGTGCATCAAACTGAATAAGAAGGGAGAAATATAAGAATGACCATCAAATATCTAGCATGGTCAATTGTCTGCTAATATGGTTACGCTACTTACACTGCTAGTGATTTGAGTATACATTGGATCAGACAGAGCCGTGAAAGACGTGCCAGAGTCAACAATAGCACTGAACTCTGTGCTGATCGATTTACTTCCCACCGTAATTCCCGTGATAGTTATGTTGTAATATGGACTGCAAAAAGAGAGTACACCAACGTTAAGTTACAGTAGATTTATTGTTCCTGAAATATTGTTCTGACAAAACGTACTTCTGTTTATAAACATTCAATGGAGTTTCCTTCTGATCCGAGCTTCCTGTGTCCCCAAAATTGATCCTACCATGACCGTCATCGCCAAAGCACATGGAGAAAGAATTAGCAGCAAGTCCTTTGCTTGCTAGCAAGCTAGGAACCGATTTGCTGTCCATCCCAAGCCCAAGCAGACCGTTTGGCGCAGCACTGCCTAGAAACGATCCTGTCTGAACCTGTCCACAGCTGAACATTTTACACAAAATTCAGCACAACAACACTGCGATCATAAGCATGTGGTGGATCATATAGTACATACCCGAACATTATCGGAGCTGTAACGATTTTCGATTGCGCGGAGTCAGATGTCAAGTACAAGACATCCTCCACTAATACCCCAGAGGATGAGGTGTTATCCGACAAGTACTGGATACTGTAGGGGCAGCTGTTACTCTTAGAACGGCAGGCATTTTGGAGATCACACAAGTTGCTACTGCACGGGACCTTCCGGCTAGTAGTCGATTGCGCAGGGCTATACACGTCGAACTTCAAGCTCTGTATAAATTTGTCATGTGCAGCAAATGTAAATAGATTACTCAGTAAGGTCATCATGATTCAGCAGCTTCCCATAAGCAAGAGTAAATTTCAAAATTCTGACAAGAGTGCACGGAAGAATACAAGATTCGGCTATTTTCTTTAAGCTGAACGAGGTCCCAGTTCAAGCTGTCATGCTAATAGAAAGGCTTCCAAGAAGCACACAAGCACATGCAGTGCCTTCATGATTTTCTCCTCTTTATAGACATGCTCATAATCCTGTCGTAATCTTTTCTACCAGTCTAGTAGTCTACTAGTACCACTTTCATCTTTGTTTAGCAACAAATCTATTATTATGCCATTCACAACAACTTTCCCCAATCCCTAAAGTGAAATTCTCTTCTCTACTAGACTACTACTTATCCAGTTATCCTAACAACCTAAAATATCTAACAGAACAACAAACTTTTGAAACCAATTGCAACAAAAACtagaggaaaaagaagaagagggaggagatTACTCCGTAGTTGGGGGATTGGAAAGGAGCACACTTGAGGCAGTCGCATGGCACCCAGAAGAGGTCGCTGCCGGTGTCGAGCGCCACCAAGAACGTCACGTTCGGCGTCCCCAGCGCCACCACCGCGTAATGCAAACTGCGCAACCAACCCGGGACACCCGCAACAACCACCACTTTGCCTTCTTCAATCCACCataaacaagagaaaaaaaccAGATAATTCAAAGATTCAATCCGAGGCGAGCTTACAATCCGAAATCGTTGAGGCGGTAGGTGTCGTTGCCGTCGGCGAAGGCGaactcggcgccgccgccgccgccgccgacgccgagcgaCCGGCGGCGCAGGCCGTCGTGGCCGGCAAGCGCGGCGTAGTACTCGGCCGTCCcgtgtggcggcgcggcggcggccgcccacCGGCGCACCGCCGCCGAGTACCGGTGGTGGACGTCCAGGCtcagcgcctccgccgcggccacggcggcgagcagcagcagcacagccCGAACAAccaccacaccaccaccaccaccaaccatAGCTCGCAacgaagcaaagcaaagcaaacgCAGAGAGAAGAAAAAGCTAGTATCAACTTTATacggagagaagaagaaaaaaaaactcgttTTTCTCGCTGCGGCGTCGCTATATGTCCGGGATCAGCCGCGGCGGAGCAGCGAAGGTGGCCGGTGGTGGCGGGAAGGGTGGTGggcggtggggcccaccgggcAGGCTCAGATTTCCGCGGGAaagggggtggggcccacaggGCAGTGGCGGTGGGGTGGAGTCAGTGAGCAGCTGGAAGGTTCGCTTGGACTGTTGCTTGCTGTCTGCGTAGCTGATTGGCTGCGGCTGCTGACTCCCTCTCCTTTGAATTATTTTTCATCTTTTCCACCTTTTTTCGCTTCTCAttcttttgattttttaatGAGACTTAGGGGACCAGTATGTACTAGTAGTAGCAGCTGCGGCGAAAGCAATTTTACTAGAACCTACTCCGCTAgttaaaaaaaccaatctaaaaTGAGATGATCTAGTAGTACAacgaaccatttttttttttttacggagggagtagactgTTTAGAAGAATTGAAGATTATGAAAGAAACTGCACCGGCTAGAAACTTCCTCAAATTAAATCTAAGGCTAAGTTCTAAACAGTAACTTATCATTTACCATAAGATGTTTTCCGATTTGCTAACTAATGTGCCATATTCAAATACTTCATATATACTAGGGGCttgttaaaaattaaaaaaactattttctgATTTACAATAATTCATATTcgattaatcatatgctaataacTTGCTTTGATTCGTGTACGCTGAAAATCCACGCCAAAATGCAAAAGCCAACGTAGCCTAAGGCTGGGTTGAAATGTTGCTCTTGGGAGGGTAGTTCAACTGGCTAGATTTCTTGTATTATTTACCCGTCGACAATGAGACGTTTGTCGTGaattcgtcaatctcaagatttGACCGTGGAATCCTGCGAGGGTGCTCAGTGTGTGTATTTATATATGTGAGTGTATACGCGTTGTGAGCGTTATATTTAAgctgtttttctaaaaaaaaaatgtttatgcCGATGTGATGAAGAGGGAGATTGGTGTGATGGCCGGAGGTGATTGTATGAATGATGGCGCCTGATTGGTACCGCTTGTTTTAGACCGTCCGATCACGAACCGATGGTTGTGTGGGACAAGGAATAGAATGTTCGTTATTTTCACAACGGCATGGCAATAATGGAACCAAATGGCTCATAAATTGTGTTACTATCAGATTTGGATATGCTCCATTGGATGTATGGCTGGGTGGTGAGACGGCATTGATATGATCAATTTCCCTATCGAGATATTTCCATCTCAAAGACTTTTTATAACATGAAGGttcacatcattttttttcccacaAGAACCAGTTTAATTCTGAAGTgtgaaaaggggaaaaaaagaacagtGGCTCTCATGTAATAAAGAAAATCCAGAGTTTCAGAAAAGCCTTTTGGATTACTGGATTGATATATTCTGGTATTCTAATAGGGGCAGAGCTACGCAGGAGAGAGGAGATAGCCATTAACCTGGTCCAAAAGATTTTTTAAGCTATAACTCATCAATTTTTATCATATATGCACATCTCAGTCTATTTTGAACATCCGTATTAGACTAAACTTGATCCAAAGCAAAGTAAAATAAACAAGTGACGCTCTCCTTTACTGTTCAAGCTCCACCCTGATTTTGGTTAATTTCTAGCGAAGATCGCGTTGCTAAAATAGGGAGGGGAAAGGGACCAATCCATCGTCTCCGTAGCAAAGATCCAAACATGTTCACCTCAGGCTAGGGAAGAGGCGGAGCAAAATTCCCAGTTTTCCACACTCACCGTCCTTTGACACGACGAGTACACACCACGACCATGACgtgcccgggggggggggggagtggaCCAAGCATGGCGCGGCCGTCAGGTTCACCACACAATTGCTGGTGGTGGCCCACCATGGTTTACCGATCGATCTCTAATGACTCCGGTCCCCCATCGTTTGTCATATTCatatacttatcagctaaaatttaaattttcaacaataaatttggagctgattttgggttttttcatcgaaatttatttttcagcctttgcttttggatcgctaaaaacacatatataaaagttttattcacaaattgattttcatttataaATATCATATAATATGCCATCCGATGAGGCCTTCCATCGTTTCGAAACTACGTATCAGTagtaaacgaaaaataatttataaataaaactttagccgaaaaataaactacgatgaaaaaaaaatcctatcaattctacatttaaggttgaaaattcaaattttaacttataAGCATAAGTAAAAAGATGAGGCCGTAAAACTATTTTAGTGATTGGTTTGTTTTCAAAACCGACCAGTTTCTA is from Oryza sativa Japonica Group chromosome 9, ASM3414082v1 and encodes:
- the LOC4347737 gene encoding aspartyl protease family protein 1, whose translation is MVGGGGGVVVVRAVLLLLAAVAAAEALSLDVHHRYSAAVRRWAAAAAPPHGTAEYYAALAGHDGLRRRSLGVGGGGGGAEFAFADGNDTYRLNDFGFLHYAVVALGTPNVTFLVALDTGSDLFWVPCDCLKCAPFQSPNYGSLKFDVYSPAQSTTSRKVPCSSNLCDLQNACRSKSNSCPYSIQYLSDNTSSSGVLVEDVLYLTSDSAQSKIVTAPIMFGCGQVQTGSFLGSAAPNGLLGLGMDSKSVPSLLASKGLAANSFSMCFGDDGHGRINFGDTGSSDQKETPLNVYKQNPYYNITITGITVGSKSISTEFSAIVDSGTSFTALSDPMYTQITSSFDAQIRSSRNMLDSSMPFEFCYSVSANGIVHPNVSLTAKGGSIFPVNDPIITITDNAFNPVGYCLAIMKSEGVNLIGENFMSGLKVVFDRERMVLGWKNFNCYNFDESSRLPVNPSPSAVPSKPGLGPSSYTPEAAKGALPNGTQVNVMPSASSPLQPQSVSATIVLLFLIVL